In the genome of Diaphorobacter sp. HDW4A, the window TGCCAAAGTTAAACAGTGCTCGATCTTTCCCACACGCTCTGATAACTTGAAAAAGCGGCGCATACCGCGCCGTGCCGCAATACCACCAAAGCAGCGATACACCTCTGAATGAAAAGCCAAGTCGGGCAACTGACTTGGCTTTTTTCATTTCCAGTTGCGTTGCAACGGATGGCGCGGCCAACTCGTTATCGGAGCAAATGCAATGCAAACAAAAAACACCGGCACACCAAGTGTGTCCCCGCGCTTCGCACTCGGCCAAGTCGTGGCTACCCCTGCTGTGCTCGAACACCTTGAGCGGCACGGCATCAATGCCAGCGAATACTTGAATCGCCATGTGCGCGGCGATTGGGGCGAAGTGCCGCCAGAAGATGCCGCTGAAAACGAGTTCGCAGTAACGCGCCGCTTGCGACTGCTTTCAAGCTACACGGTAGCGGGGGAGCGAGTTTGGGTCATAACTGAAGCTGACCGCAGTTCAACTTGCCTCTTGTACCCCAGTGAGTATTGAAATGCAGCGAAACACTGAGCATTTCCATTCGGGCGGCTCCGAGCGGCCAATGCGCGACTTGCTGTTGCAGTTGCCGTTACTGACCGCACGCCCCGGTGAAGCCATTCAGTACGAGGAAGCGGATGCTTTCCTGCTGGTGCAAATCGCTGAAAACGCGGAAGTGGCCATGAACACCATTCACCTCGGTTTGTCGGCCGTGGGGCAAATCCTGGCGCGTGCAGCGCCGGAAGTTGAAACCGGCGAAATATCCGGTGATGCCACGGAGGCACTGGGCTGGCTGCTGGCTGAGCTGGGAGATTTTGCGGCCACGGCGTTTTGCCTCTCCGCTGCATGCCGCCGCCACACCGCCGACTTTGCGCCACCAATCCCCAGGGCAATCGCCAGCGTGCGGCCATGAACTGAGCCAGCACATTCCCCGCCAGTTCAACGGCAGAGACAACAAGCGGCCAGCGTGCCGCTTGTTCAAAGTCGGCTGACTAGCGAAAAGTCAACATTACCGCTAACCAAGCAACCATGAAAAACCAACACCCAAACAACGATATGCCATGCGCCGAAACCACCCCAGCCACTGCCATGCCGGGGAAGCGGCGAAAGTTGACGGCAGACAGCTACATGGCTGCCGCGCAGTCAAGCGCCACCAAGCACGGCTATGCCGCCGACGTGCGCCACTTCTGTGACCATGGCGGCACCATTCCGGCCACGCCGGAGCAAGTGATTGCGTACATGGTTGACGCGGCGTCAACTTTGGCGGTTGCCACCCTCGAACGCAGGCTGATCGCCATTGGCAAGGCCTGCGTAGATGCTGGTCACCCCTCCCCCACCAAGCACCCGCAGGTGAAACGCACGATGCAAGGCATCCGGCGCACCATTGGCACGCGCCAGCGGCGTGTCAAACCCGTGGTGAAGGACGATCTGCTGGAAATGCTGCTGGTGCTGGGGCAACAAAAGCCGGTTAAAGCGGCGCGTGACCAAGCCTTGCTGCTGATCGGCTGGGGTTCGGCCATGCGCAGATCGGAACTGGTGGCATTGCGCTGTGAGGACATTACTGAACACGCTACCGGGCTTGAACTGCTGATCGTGCGCTCCAAGACTGACCAGGAAGGGGCGGGCCGAACTTGTTTCATTCCGCACGCCAACGGTGAACGCTGCCCAGTGAAAGCTCTGAAGCAGTGGCAAGAGTTGACGGGCATCCGCACCGGCTGGCTGTTCCGTTCCGTTGACCGGCACGACAACGTGTCGGAAAAGCCGTTGTCGGCACAGTCGGTGGCATTGATCGTCAAAGATGCTGTGCGGCGCGTTGGTGGCGACCCGTCCGCAGTGAGCGGCCACAGTTTGCGCTCAGGCTATTGCACCCAAGCCGCGATTGCCGGTCTTCAGCCTTGGCAAATACGCGACCAAACGGGCCACACCAGTGACTTGATGCTGGCAAGGTACATCCGGCCGGTGGCAAAGCGAAAGCTGCCAAGCTTGCTGTAGCAATACCCTCGAATTCGAGGGATTTAAGAACGTGGGCGGTGACTGGCGAGTACCGCTGTTCAAAAATCCGAAAACTTTGAGCTGTGGCGCGGCAGACGAATTGCAGTCCGTTCAATAACCTTCAGTCCGTTGCCGATTCGAGCAACGTTCATTGAAAGGACCGACATGTCTGCAAAATCTTCCCCCAAGTCTAGCCCCATGACCACCCAAGCCGCCGCTCGCATTCAATCAAGCACAGCTAAAGGTGGCGGCGGACAAGTCAAAGCTGGCTCATTCGCTGCCCGTGCCCAAAGTGCGGCGACGACGAATCAAGGTAAGGCGGCAGGCTCCAAGTAACAGGAGAGGGTTCGATGTCGCTTTTGGTATCGAACCTGCCGATTACCATGCACTACAGCAATGACAAAGAAATCGCCGCCACTGTGCGGCACCTATTGACTAACGGCTGGCGATACATCTCTGGCAAAAAACATGGAAAACTAATTTCACCCAATGGAAAGAAACTCGCCGTTCCCGGCACTCCCAGCGATTGGCGTGCCAGCCTAAACTTCAGGCGAGACATCCGCCGTATTTCATTTTGTACTCAGATATGACCTCTGCTCTACCCCCATACCCCAGGCTCGGAGAATGCGTCAGCGCGATAGTCGGGGCATTGGACATCAAAAAGGTTGGCAGTGATGTCGGTCGCCTTGCCCGTGAAGGAGACTTTGACTGGGAGAAGCTTGACGCCGTCATACAAACTGTGTTGCTTGAAGGCACGGAACGCTACTACGGCAAAACGGCCCACAAGCTAGTGCTGGCTTGGTTTGCAGAGGTCAAGGAAAGCTATTGCCACCTGCTCTTGGACGTAACGCTTGACTCAGTGGGCAGGGACGACACACTGCCAATTCTGATCGAGGACTTCTTCATCCCTTTCGTGGCCCAGTTTCTGCTGAAAGCGCAGGCTCTGTCGCCTGGCCCTGACTTGTCCCTGATGTTGAGTACCGCGGATTCACCGCTTGCTGTCGTTTTCGGGTGGCTGGACGGGTATCTGCAAGGTCCAACAGAAAAGCTGTTGTATCCAGAAAGCACCGGGACAGATCGCACGGATCGCGAAAAGGTAAGCAAGTGGCGTAATGGCATTGACTTGCCCTCTGCACAGGGTATCAAGCTGTTTTCGCAACGGGTCTTGGACGTAAAGCGCGACAGCACAAAAGGCAGCACCGCCGCATTGTGGCTAATGATCGCCACGGCCCTCACTCGATTCGAACGCGATTGGAGCAGGCCAGTCAGGCCGTTGATTATTCGAGGGTTTGAGAGATCACCTACCGATCATGCAGTGCAAGACCGACTGTGGGAGCTGGTCGGGCGCGTTGGCCACAGTTGGCCTGAACTAGCAGAGCCGGGCAGGAAGCTTTGGTATGAATTGAGGCGAACATCCTCCAAACAAGCGGGCGACCAACAGCGAACACGGGATGAGATCAGCAAACTAGAAGCGCGGGCTGCTGAATGCGACCCAAATGGGCTGACGGCCTACCACTACGAATGGATGAGGGCTCGCTGGCACACCTTGTCTGGTCAGTATCAAGATGCCCTTCCTTACTACCAGCGGGCCTTCGAGTTGGCGAGCTACCGCGTAGGACGTCAGATCAAGGACCTCATCGAAGAATCCGCATGCGTCGCTGGCTTTCTAGCGAAGAAAAACTTCCTGAAGCAGCTCAAGCACGTTGGAATCACGCTGGGCCTGTTCCGGAAACCTGCGTCCGGTACGGGCGTGCTTGACGAATGGGAAATAGAGCAGTTTGTGCAGATGCTGCCCAGGCTTTTCCCAACACGAGGGCGCTTCGTTGAATGTGAGCCAGACCTGTCGGAGCTACCTGCGCCCGGCCTCATGGCTATATCCAAGGAAACGGTCGAAGAACTCAAGATAGACCTCAAAAAACTTGATCGCGTCCGGTCAGTGCAGTTTGCCAGCGGCGAGGTGCGGCGTTGGCCACAACTCAGGCTCTTTACGTCATTCGGTCAGGCATCTCAAGTGAAAGCCTTGCTGAATGCCGGTGCCCCGGTCGACGATCTGGACAGTTCCGGTGCTTCGGCACTTCTCTGCGCATTGCAATACGCGGAAGCCACCGGAAACCGTGATGTACTCGACTTGCTCTTGGTCATCCCTCACCAAGTGGCGACCATCAATGCCATGACGCACAAAAAGCGCCTCACTCCACTTATGTGCGCCATTGATTTGGGGGCGCCAGATGTAGTCCGAGCATTGTTAGATCAGAAGGCCGACAAAAACCAACACGCGCTCACAGACAACCAGACACCACTGTATTACCTGGTCTCACAACTGTTTTTCAAGGTGAATCCGAATAGGCTGCTTGAAAAGTTGACTCTGGCGCTGCTCACCGAGCCCGATCTCGTACAACAGGACACGATGAGACGGTTTGGGGTTGGCTTTTCGGGCACATTCGGCAATAACACCGACCTCGTGCGAGCCAAACCTGAATTGGCCTTGGCGACAGCTAGATCACTCGTAAATCTTCACACCAGACGACACACCGTCGCCAAGTTGACTGAGATTGCGGCTATTTTGCTGGAGTTCAAGGCGGACCCCAACGCCCCACACCGTTATCCGGTTCCAGGGCGTACGCCCTTGATGCTGGCGGCAGAAAGTGACCTACCGGAGGTTTTTGACCAAATGATGCAACATGGCGGCGACCCCCTACGGCCAGATGCTGCTGGTCAGAACTGCATGCAAATCGCAGCCTCATTCAGGTCAGTGAAAATCATGGACTATCTTCGGAGCCGAGGCTTTTGAAGTTTGAAATCCGCGTCACTTATCAAAAGGTAATGCGGATTTCACTTTGCACTCGGGAATTTCCAAAGGACGCTGTTATGCCGTGACTTTGCCAGGTGCAAGCCCTACGGCTGATTTCACATCAGGAGGCTCCTTGTCTCTATGCAGCAGCAATCGAGGCGTTAATTGAGATCGTGCTTGCCACCGGCATCACGACCTTCTTGCGGCCATGCCCTTCATTGCTGACAGACTCCACCTTGACGAGGCCAAGCTCTGACAATTTGGACACGTCCCGTGATACCGCGCTCGGGTTGCGATGCGAAGCGATAGCCAGGTCAGCAATCGAATGACGCCCTTTGCTGGCAATGCGCAGCAGCTCGAACCGCTTCGGGGTGAGCTGAGTCAGAAAGTCTTCAAACTCGAAGCTGGTAAAGACCTTTGAATAGGGCAACGATTCGGCTTGTTCATCCAAGGCACGCGCAACCGCTATGCTCCTCAACGAGTGAGCTTTCAGGGCTGGACTTTTCGCAAAGTCTGCCAAAGTGATCTTTTGTTTCGTCATATCTGTTCTCCGTTGACGAACTTGATGGCAATCGCTTGCCACTCCCGCTCGAACCGCTCATACAACTCTTCGTAGCTGGTGAATGGGTCAGCGGCGATAGAACCCATATAGTGGCGATGAGAGTAATCGTGGCTGTTGTCATACCCAAGCACCCGGCCGTTATCGCCGCTGAAGATCAGCGGGTTGATGTACGCGAGCGCATAGCTGACGACCTTCTTTGAAGGCAGTTCACGAATCACCCGCTCTTTCAAGGTTCCTCCGCCCAGTCGGCTGGGGATTTTCACGTCCGACGGGGCGTAGATTTCCTGCTTTTTGGGTTGCTTCATGTTTTCAGTAATGATGTATGAAGTCATGCCTGCTGTCAAGTGGCGCGGGCGGATTGCCCTTGCGGGGGGTCACCACTGCGCCGCGACCTCTTCGTCTGAGAGAGGCTTGGCAGCAGTAGGAACCCCGTCTCCGACCAGCGGCTTGAAGACCGCGGGAATGTCCCGCGCCTTGACTACTCGTACCAGGATTTCGCCCGAGTCGAGCAAACGCACATAGACTTGATCGCCCGCCCGGATGGCTGCACGCTCCGTCACGTATTTGGGAAGTCTGAGTCCGAGGCTGTTGCCCCAGGCGGAAACGGTTGCCATAGCGGGTTTGCTCCATTGATATACAACGGCTACAAATTGCCAAGCGCGGCCAACTGCACACGAAGCTGGCCGGTTTTGATGCCAGCCAGCTTGATACCTTGGTGGCGCTCACGCCGCTTCATCCAACGGATCGCTGTATGGGTCAACCCACACCAAACCGACACCCCGCGCCTTGCGGTCCATTTTGGACAGTTGGCGCTGGAGCGCCGCGTTCATGTCCGACTGGTGAAAGACCGATGCGTCAGCTTTGATGGACGCAGGGACTGGCACAAAATTATTCGGGTGCAAAACCTCAAGAAGCGATATCGGCAATTCGATTTCAGCGGGCGGCTCACCAAAGACATCGACTCCCAGCCGATTCTTCAGGTAGCGCCAGTGCCTTTTGGCCTCTTGGTCACTTTCCAAGAAATTCCGCACCTTGAGCTTGTTTTGCCAGTGGGCCAGCGTGCTCCTGTAAGGCATGGGAATCATCAACAGCTCATTCAGGCCGTAGCGGCGATGCACCTTGCCCTTGAGCTGCAAGCGGTGCAGTTCTTCAATAACCATCCAAGCAATCGTTTCGCGGGTCAGCCGCATCGGGTACACCGGTTTGCCCTTGAAGTAGGCATGGTTGGCAAAGTACTTTTTGCGGAACACAAACTCCAAGCGCACGGTCTGCTCGCACAAGTGGGCTAGCGCCTTCCCGGCTTCAGTCTTGGGCAGTGCCTGTTTACCCTTGCGCTGAATTTCCAGCGCCTTGTCGTACAGCTTCCACGCCCTCAACTGTGAGCTGGGGTCACCGTAGGTCGATTCGTTGGCATACAGACTCATATTCGCGCCCGCCATCACGTTCGCCAGGGCGACAGCATTTATCAGCGCAGCCTTGGACACACCGTCCGGCACGCGGACCAAAATCGCCACGTCCAGCCGAGTCACTTCGCCATACCGACCTTGGGCCAGCAACGCACGCAAAGGCCGTGGAATATTGAGCGGGTGACTTTGGTGCACGGCCTTGACCAAATCATGGGTAAGCATGACCAGATCGTCGGACGACGCGACGTTGTGCCCTTGGTAGTGGTACGACGGGCTTCCTTCGATGTATAGAAGCTTCTTCCTGTCGGTAACAGGCTCACCCTTCTTGGCCCTGCGCTTACGACATTCAACACGGATCGTCTTGGCACCGAAATCCGATTCGGCCCTGCCCCATCCTCGATGGCTATCGGGTTCTACGTCATCGCTGTCTGACACCACGGCGAATGTCTTCGGCAAATCGGCATCGCTGTAGTCCAGCACCACCCCCACCGTGTCGATATTGATGCACTTCTCAACCAGTTGCTGATACACCATCAAGTCTGGCTGGCTTGCTGTATTACTTACGGTATTACTGATGGCACGAGCGGCGACGGTTTGCTGCTGCTTCGGCTTCCCTGCCAGTGCGCTGACAATCTTAGTGGTGCGTGTATTAAACCCTGCCAGTGGGGCTTTCGGCTTTTCTTTCATTTCCATTCCTTTTATTGGTGCCCCGCAGACGGCCTTCATTGCCGTTGCGTTGCAAGTCATTTCTGTCCGCACGTTGCGTTGCACGGGCGCGTGTGCCTAGGGATTGCAACTACGCAACGGCGACCTCGATCTCTTGACCAGATTTAGCGGCCTTGAGGCGCTGAATCGTCCGGCTGACGGTTGACTTGTTGACCTTGAACTTCTCGGCGATCTCCGACATCGGGATGTTGTTGGTGTGCATTTCAAGCATCTCCTGCGCATGCTCCGAAATGCGAACACCTGCCGGTGCCACATCGAAGAACAGCTTGTTGTCCTTGGTGTAGATCGCGAATTCGTACCGCTGCTTCAGATGCGGCAGATGGTCACGTAGCTTCGTGTGCTCCACCGTGAATCGGGTGTCTTGCTCTTCGCCGTTACTAGCCATCGGGCTGAGAAGAATCGAGTAGTCGAGCAAGTCTTCATGGGCGCTGGAGCCACGCTGCTTGCCGTTCTTTCCCGTGTGGTGCACCAAAAGGACCGACTTGCCTTGAAGCCGCTTTTCAATCAGCCAGGACTTGATGGTTGCCCAGCTGCCCCCGTCCTCACGTCCGCCGCTGGTCCATGCAGAGAGGTTGTCGATGACGATCAACTTCACCTCATCAGGAATCAAGGCATCAATGCGGCGCTGACCTTCCACTTGGTCAATCGAACCAATCACATCCTTCGCAAAGTCGCGGCTGATGATGTGGAGGTTCTGCTGCACTTTGCGAATCGACTCAGCGTCCTGATTCCGCGCATGTAGCAAGCGCAGCCGACTCTGAAAGCCAATCGC includes:
- a CDS encoding phage/plasmid replication protein, II/X family — encoded protein: MKEKPKAPLAGFNTRTTKIVSALAGKPKQQQTVAARAISNTVSNTASQPDLMVYQQLVEKCINIDTVGVVLDYSDADLPKTFAVVSDSDDVEPDSHRGWGRAESDFGAKTIRVECRKRRAKKGEPVTDRKKLLYIEGSPSYHYQGHNVASSDDLVMLTHDLVKAVHQSHPLNIPRPLRALLAQGRYGEVTRLDVAILVRVPDGVSKAALINAVALANVMAGANMSLYANESTYGDPSSQLRAWKLYDKALEIQRKGKQALPKTEAGKALAHLCEQTVRLEFVFRKKYFANHAYFKGKPVYPMRLTRETIAWMVIEELHRLQLKGKVHRRYGLNELLMIPMPYRSTLAHWQNKLKVRNFLESDQEAKRHWRYLKNRLGVDVFGEPPAEIELPISLLEVLHPNNFVPVPASIKADASVFHQSDMNAALQRQLSKMDRKARGVGLVWVDPYSDPLDEAA
- a CDS encoding AAA family ATPase gives rise to the protein MNQETPEPKRVRAVQLGQMLKMKFTPDIQLLGQLIFAKTIGMIAGPRGGGKSLLSMLMSYAIAGGKPLEPWGSGSGMPVAYLDGEMRAIGFQSRLRLLHARNQDAESIRKVQQNLHIISRDFAKDVIGSIDQVEGQRRIDALIPDEVKLIVIDNLSAWTSGGREDGGSWATIKSWLIEKRLQGKSVLLVHHTGKNGKQRGSSAHEDLLDYSILLSPMASNGEEQDTRFTVEHTKLRDHLPHLKQRYEFAIYTKDNKLFFDVAPAGVRISEHAQEMLEMHTNNIPMSEIAEKFKVNKSTVSRTIQRLKAAKSGQEIEVAVA
- a CDS encoding site-specific integrase encodes the protein MKNQHPNNDMPCAETTPATAMPGKRRKLTADSYMAAAQSSATKHGYAADVRHFCDHGGTIPATPEQVIAYMVDAASTLAVATLERRLIAIGKACVDAGHPSPTKHPQVKRTMQGIRRTIGTRQRRVKPVVKDDLLEMLLVLGQQKPVKAARDQALLLIGWGSAMRRSELVALRCEDITEHATGLELLIVRSKTDQEGAGRTCFIPHANGERCPVKALKQWQELTGIRTGWLFRSVDRHDNVSEKPLSAQSVALIVKDAVRRVGGDPSAVSGHSLRSGYCTQAAIAGLQPWQIRDQTGHTSDLMLARYIRPVAKRKLPSLL
- a CDS encoding ankyrin repeat domain-containing protein; translated protein: MDIKKVGSDVGRLAREGDFDWEKLDAVIQTVLLEGTERYYGKTAHKLVLAWFAEVKESYCHLLLDVTLDSVGRDDTLPILIEDFFIPFVAQFLLKAQALSPGPDLSLMLSTADSPLAVVFGWLDGYLQGPTEKLLYPESTGTDRTDREKVSKWRNGIDLPSAQGIKLFSQRVLDVKRDSTKGSTAALWLMIATALTRFERDWSRPVRPLIIRGFERSPTDHAVQDRLWELVGRVGHSWPELAEPGRKLWYELRRTSSKQAGDQQRTRDEISKLEARAAECDPNGLTAYHYEWMRARWHTLSGQYQDALPYYQRAFELASYRVGRQIKDLIEESACVAGFLAKKNFLKQLKHVGITLGLFRKPASGTGVLDEWEIEQFVQMLPRLFPTRGRFVECEPDLSELPAPGLMAISKETVEELKIDLKKLDRVRSVQFASGEVRRWPQLRLFTSFGQASQVKALLNAGAPVDDLDSSGASALLCALQYAEATGNRDVLDLLLVIPHQVATINAMTHKKRLTPLMCAIDLGAPDVVRALLDQKADKNQHALTDNQTPLYYLVSQLFFKVNPNRLLEKLTLALLTEPDLVQQDTMRRFGVGFSGTFGNNTDLVRAKPELALATARSLVNLHTRRHTVAKLTEIAAILLEFKADPNAPHRYPVPGRTPLMLAAESDLPEVFDQMMQHGGDPLRPDAAGQNCMQIAASFRSVKIMDYLRSRGF
- a CDS encoding DUF6516 family protein; amino-acid sequence: MTSYIITENMKQPKKQEIYAPSDVKIPSRLGGGTLKERVIRELPSKKVVSYALAYINPLIFSGDNGRVLGYDNSHDYSHRHYMGSIAADPFTSYEELYERFEREWQAIAIKFVNGEQI
- a CDS encoding AbrB/MazE/SpoVT family DNA-binding domain-containing protein, with product MATVSAWGNSLGLRLPKYVTERAAIRAGDQVYVRLLDSGEILVRVVKARDIPAVFKPLVGDGVPTAAKPLSDEEVAAQW